A section of the Alkalihalobacillus sp. LMS39 genome encodes:
- a CDS encoding DUF3885 domain-containing protein has product MELKDYLHKTFPGLSLKPSLYVQWDTGVHIEFAKGLYQLNIDDKLNPIYFEKVYNQALSLFHLLFGEEDEIFLVTNVYHHKDWKWKQSKVYRRYVKNKHLTYDVKKQMLPYLFIDEDEGDGYVTSQFNVRCRKSDINYSLLLKATCHEDFPIQPKLGKAKDTYYPDVFFVNATQDLIFFIYDDRGCEVVASHKDTLQSITKWGAEEGIEVDYKE; this is encoded by the coding sequence TTGGAATTAAAGGACTATTTACATAAAACATTCCCAGGGCTTAGCTTGAAACCAAGCTTGTATGTGCAATGGGACACCGGAGTTCATATTGAATTTGCAAAAGGGTTATATCAGTTAAATATTGATGACAAGCTTAATCCTATTTATTTTGAAAAAGTGTACAATCAGGCACTGTCATTGTTTCATCTTTTATTTGGAGAAGAGGATGAGATATTTCTTGTCACTAACGTATACCATCATAAGGACTGGAAATGGAAACAAAGTAAGGTCTATCGTAGGTATGTAAAAAACAAACACTTAACATATGATGTTAAGAAACAGATGTTACCGTATCTTTTTATTGATGAGGATGAAGGAGACGGGTATGTTACTTCTCAATTCAACGTACGATGTAGAAAATCAGATATAAACTATTCCTTACTCCTGAAAGCGACATGCCACGAAGACTTTCCGATACAACCAAAGCTTGGGAAAGCAAAGGACACATATTATCCAGATGTTTTCTTCGTAAACGCTACACAGGACCTCATCTTTTTTATTTATGATGATAGGGGTTGTGAAGTGGTTGCCAGTCACAAAGACACGCTTCAGTCCATTACTAAGTGGGGTGCTGAGGAAGGAATTGAGGTTGACTATAAGGAATAA
- a CDS encoding small multi-drug export protein: MNFVDTLWAYVLVFLLAAAPFFEAYGVIPLALIAGLSPIPVIILGLAGNIFTVYLVILFINKIKEWRKKKKGDDEEKAPTKRTIRAQKLWNKYGLPGLAMIGPLVVGSHLTAFMSLTFGGTKRKTAYWMTASIVIWSITFAILIHFGIDLLGFENRNYFD, encoded by the coding sequence ATGAATTTTGTTGATACGTTGTGGGCTTATGTCCTTGTGTTTTTATTAGCAGCTGCTCCTTTTTTTGAAGCATATGGAGTTATTCCGCTTGCGCTTATTGCCGGTTTATCGCCAATACCCGTTATTATACTTGGGCTTGCTGGAAACATCTTTACCGTCTATCTCGTCATTCTTTTTATTAATAAAATTAAAGAATGGCGGAAAAAGAAGAAAGGCGATGATGAAGAGAAGGCACCAACAAAACGAACAATCCGAGCACAAAAGCTATGGAACAAATATGGCTTACCTGGGTTGGCCATGATTGGCCCGTTAGTCGTTGGTAGTCACCTTACTGCTTTCATGAGCCTGACATTTGGAGGGACAAAAAGAAAAACGGCATATTGGATGACCGCGAGCATCGTCATTTGGAGTATAACATTTGCGATACTCATTCACTTTGGAATCGACTTATTGGGCTTTGAAAATCGAAATTATTTTGATTGA